The Caminicella sporogenes DSM 14501 genome segment AAGCTCTAATAGCTTTTTATCTTCATATTCTGTAAATCTTCAAAGGCTTTATTGATATCATCATAAATTTCTTCTAGTTTACAAAAAGTGTTCATGTTGAATTTTAGTTCATATTCCTTATCAGCTAATGTAAATTTAATACCTTTGTTTTTTAGTTCTGATGCTTTCAATATTAATCACCTCCACGTAAAAAGCACATCAGATTTCAAAAAATCCAATGTGCTTAACTCTAATGACCTTTTTTCTTTTCTTTTTTCTTTTGTTGCTTTTTAAGAAATTTTAATCGTTTTTCCTCTTCTTTTTGTTTTTTCGATTTTTTCTTTCTTTCCAGTTTATTTGCTTCTCTTTCAAGACGGATAGCTTCTTGAGCTTTTGTAGAAATACCTCTTATCTGAATTTCTTTTCTAATCTTTCGTTGAAGTCTTTTAGGATTAATCCTGTTTCGTTTAAGCTTATAACCTTTAACTGGTTTACTAAACTTAAGTCTACTATAGTTTTTGAGAATAAACTCATAAATTTCATAATCTTTTGGTTCTGAACCAAAAACAACTCTAGATGTCATTAGTTTTCCATTTTCTACTCTTTCGAAAACCCCCACCCAAAAAGGTTCTTCAAAATAAACTGTTAACTTATTCACTTTTAATCCCTCCTGATATTTAAAGTAGCTTTAAATTGAGAATGGACAACCCAAGAGGGAAGGTTACTGACAGATTTATATCTGCATCCGGACTACCAACCGAATCGTGTTTTTATCTCAAACTACTTCATTTACGAAAATTTTATCACAGGTACAAATCCTTTTCAATGTAATATATTAATGCTAAAATAAAAACTAACAAGATTGCAAATAAAGTTGTATAATTATCTCCAACGTAAGAAGGTAATTGACATGATAGAAAACAATAAAGGCGGAATTAAATATTTTGAGGTGTTTAAATATGAAACCAAACTATGGTAACTTAGCAAGAAGATATGGAGTTTTAAGACAAACCATATCAAAATATGACAAAAAATTTGAAAGAAAAGAAACAAAAAAATCGAAATTAGATAAGTATAGAGAAGAAATAGAAGAAAAAATTAATTTAGCAGGTGCAACTATAACGGGTGTATATAAATACTTCTACTCAAAGGATAAAACTATAGGAACACATTCAAACTTTGATTATTATATAAGGAAGCATAAATTAAAAAGTAAAAACAAATCTGTAGTTCACCCAAAATATAAAACTAAACCAGGAAAACAGCTTCAGTTTGATTTTAAAGAAGACATAACTATGATTTCTAAAAATGGAGAGATATTTAAATTTAATATTTTTACAACAACATTAGGATATTTAAGAATGCATAAATTTACTTACAGTAAATCAAAGACAAAAGAAGATGTATTTAGATATCTTATTGAAGCATTTAAATATTATGGAACAATTCCAAAAAAATTACTTACAGATAACATGAGTAGTATAGTAAATGTAAAAACTAAAAAGTTTACTGAGGAATTTAGACAATTTTCAAAAGATTTTAATTCTACATCAGAAAATACAAT includes the following:
- a CDS encoding YjdF family protein, whose protein sequence is MNKLTVYFEEPFWVGVFERVENGKLMTSRVVFGSEPKDYEIYEFILKNYSRLKFSKPVKGYKLKRNRINPKRLQRKIRKEIQIRGISTKAQEAIRLEREANKLERKKKSKKQKEEEKRLKFLKKQQKKKEKKKGH
- a CDS encoding DDE-type integrase/transposase/recombinase; this encodes MKPNYGNLARRYGVLRQTISKYDKKFERKETKKSKLDKYREEIEEKINLAGATITGVYKYFYSKDKTIGTHSNFDYYIRKHKLKSKNKSVVHPKYKTKPGKQLQFDFKEDITMISKNGEIFKFNIFTTTLGYLRMHKFTYSKSKTKEDVFRYLIEAFKYYGTIPKKLLTDNMSSIVNVKTKKFTEEFRQFSKDFNSTSENTI